One genomic segment of Cygnus olor isolate bCygOlo1 chromosome 20, bCygOlo1.pri.v2, whole genome shotgun sequence includes these proteins:
- the CASTOR2 gene encoding cytosolic arginine sensor for mTORC1 subunit 2 isoform X2, with amino-acid sequence MHPPWPGEHLDADTGELPSSEHLSVADATWLALNVVSGGGGFSGSQPIGVTKIAKSVIAPLADQNISVFMLSTYQTDFILVRERDLPFVMHTLAAEFTILRVVNGETVAADDLGITNGFVKPKLVQRPVIHPLSSPSNMFCVTSLDPDTLPTVATLLMDVMFYSNGVKDSVVGNEDSGHIRFFSFSLIEGYISLVMDVQTQQRFPNNLLFTSASGELWKMVRIGGQPLGFDECGIVAQISEPLAAADIPAYYISTFKFDHALVPEENINGVVNALQVSQAEKH; translated from the exons AGCTCCCGTCCTCAGAACACTTGAGCGTGGCCGATGCGACATGGCTTGCCCTCAACGTGGTGTCTGGTGGAGGTGGCTTCTCTGGCTCCCAGCCCATCGGTGTGACCAAAATTGCCAAGTCAGTAATAGCACCACTAGCTGACCAAAACATCTCAGTGTTCATGCTCTCCACCTATCAGACGGACTTCATCCTG GTACGTGAGCGAGACCTGCCCTTCGTCATGCACACGCTGGCTGCCGAGTTCACCATCCTCAGGGTAGTGAACGGGGAGACGGTGGCTGCCGATGACCTTGGGATAACAAATGGATTTGTCAAACCAAAACTGG TTCAGAGGCCTGTCATTCATCCCCTTTCCAGTCCGAGTAATATGTTCTGCGTCACCAGCCTGGATCCAGATACCCTTCCCACTGTTGCTACACTCCTAATGGATGTCATGTTTTACTCCAATGG AGTAAAAGACTCAGTGGTCGGCAACGAAGACTCGGGACACATTcgctttttctccttttctctcattGAGGGTTACATCTCCTTGGTCATGGATGTCCAGACACAGCAGAG atttCCTAATAATTTGTTGTTTACAAGTGCATCTGGCGAACTCTGGAAGATGGTGCGGATTGGTGGGCAGCCTCTTGGCTTCG ATGAATGTGGAATTGTCGCTCAGATTTCTGAGCCTTTGGCCGCGGCCGACATCCCAGCCTACTACATCAGTACTTTTAAGTTTGATCACGCGTTG gtacctgaagaaaatataaacgGTGTGGTCAATGCACTCCAAGTCAGTCAAGCTGAAAAGCATTAG